AATATAAAATAAACAATATAACAATAGATTCTTACTTATATAAAATATGTATACATATAAATTATTATTTTATAATTTTAAGAGAACCATATAGTTATATAGAATTTTCTAGAAAAATATTATCTCATTAATTTATCGATTTTGTCAAATTTTGAACCGGCACAAGTTTGAACCAGCGAAATTTATTAATTTATAAAAATTATTAATTTATTGAATATTAATTTATAAAAGTTCTACTGTACTTTATTTTACAGCGAGGCAGTGATTCACGGCCAGCCCTAGACATGAAATATTTACCACAAGTCCCATGAATCAAAAATTTAAATATTTTTTATATATAATATTGTTTTTGTGATTATATAAAGTGTATATTGTTTTCTTGTTTTAATTTAATGGGCTAAATAATATAAAAATTTAGTGGCTTAGTAAATTTAGAAAAGTCCGTAAAATTAAAAGCATAATTCAAAAAAGATAGACTATTTTTTTTTGATAAAAATTTACTTTTTTTATTTTGTTTGAACCCCTCGAAATTTCAGGACCGGCCTTACAATTATTAGATTATATTATTTGTTTGTACTTCCTTTTAATGGTTGTTATATGTTACCAACACGTCGCTAATTCTCTATATATTATTTGATAAATTGTGGGAATTTTAAAAAAAGATTTAATCATCATAGTATTATTGATTTTAGAAACAATAGATAATTGGGACAAAACAATTAATTAAAACATAATATTATTTATTTTAGAAACAATAGATAAGAAGTGTGTTAATTTTAAATTACCATAGATACTTGGGATGACAGAATTAACTGAAATTAAAAAAAAAACAATTAACTTTAGTGATCAAAATTTTTTATTTTCATTTAAATAAATTAACTAGAAATTTGCGTAGGAGATTCAACCAAAGCAGAACATTTATTCCAAACTTTGTCAGTTCTAGAAGAAAAAAAGAGTTTTGGAAGAAAAGCGTTTGAGTTTATACATCTTTGAAAGATACTTTGTAATTGCAGTGTGTCAACCTTTCCCAACTTGCAATACTTTCAGGCAACAATCTTTTGAAGTAGGTTCGTTTTTAAAAAACTCATGCAACGATCTACGTTACACTTAAGCTCCCTCGTCTTAGCACAATAGTATAATATAGTTTGTGTCCTTTTTTTTTTGCTAAAAGAAATAGTTTGTGTCTTTTGATGACACTTTGCTGAGCTCATCACCATCGTATTTAATTACGTCCAGCTGGTGAGCCTGCAAACTGTGACTAAGAAAAATCCCATGAAACATGCCCTATTCTCCATTCTTTTTATCAAACTACAATTTACTTTCTCTTTTTTTTTCTTTTTTCTCACCTTTTTTATCTGGGATCAACACTATAATGACAAAAGAGACTCTCCAGAGATTGACAACCGTTGCTGTGTGATGAGAAGAGGACACATCAATTAATGAAAAATAATAATTTGTATCTAATATATGTAGTGATCGATCGACTGATATGAATGTAAGTATAACGTTTTCAATAAATAAAATGTTTGTCCCTTTTTCTAACCGACACACGTTTACTAACTTTAATTAGCTCCAAAACTAACATGTTGTGCTTTGCTTGTAACGTCTCATGCAAGTATGGATTCATTAGACGTTTTAATTTAGAGTTAATTGGTCAAATTGATGTGAACCTTTAGCCGTTATAGATATAAGGGACGTTTTTCTTCACTGTTAAGAGATGTGCTATATATATATGAATATGAACCACCGAAACTAACGGTTTCATCATCGTTGACCTAGCTTTCGATTTTACCTAACAGATTCTAAACTTTTGAAAGCGTAAACTTCATTCTAGACGGGTTCCGATGCTGCGGATTCAGTCATTTAGCTATTAGACAATTGGTGTTCATGATCTCCTATGAATTCCTTTTGAGCATTTTGATGCACAGTCTATGACTTATTGTCTGATCTGATCTGAACTCCTCCAAAATTTATCTCTTTTTTTTTGTAGGTTCTCCAAAATTTATCTAATAACTAATAATCACATTTCCTTGCAATGCAGTTTTCATATTTGATAGAATAAAAAAAAACAATAAGAAATTATATATTGATATTGAATTATTATAAATAGTTGAATTGAAAATGATTTGGAATCATTAGTTAATAATAATAACAATTACATTTTTAACCAGACAATGGTGTAGAAGTTTCAGCAGAACATCTGTTCAAAATTTTCTCAGTCCTCAAAAGAAGAATTTTGGCAACGGAAGTGAAACGTCTTAGTTGGTACAACCTGGAGCTGAACTTCGCAATTAACATGTTACAACCTCCCCCATTGTGCAATACCATGAGACAACATTCTCTCGACATAGGTTCGTTTTTAAAAAGATCAAGCAGTACTTCGTCGTCACACTTAACATCCCTCGTCTTAGCACAGTTCTTCATGAAATAGTTTGCTTCTGGTGCTGGTATACTGTTGAACGCATTAATATTGTATTCTTCTGAACCCGGGGAGCGTGCAAATGCTTCATCTAGACTGGTGTCAGGATCAATCAATGGTTTGTCGTCATTTTCTGTGGCTAAACTTGGATAAGTAGATGATATCAAAGTAGTGATTAAGAGAAATCCCATGACTGATGCCTTATTCTCCATTCTTTTTTGCGTTGAAATACAATTTATCTTCTTTTTTTCTTCTTCTTGGTTGCTTCTTTTTGGGATTGGTATCTTAGATAATATATAGTGATCGATTGATATGAATGTTATTGTAACGTTTACAATTTAATAAAATACAGTTTTTTTCTTTCTTTTCTCGTCGACATGGTTTCTTTTGGTACCTTAATTAGTTCCAAAACTATCATGAGTTAACGTCTCACGTGAAGATGGGTTCATTAAAGACAATTTATTATATAACTTGTTTATCATAGTTTAATTAGGGATAAAGGCTAAACTAGCGGTTAAGGCCATATGTAATAACTGGTGAATGAAATGACTGTTTTTAAATATAATTTTGATAATTCTGTAACATGTTTATCATTCTTTTTGATGGTTCAACACTTTTAAACTTAAATTATTATTTTAATATAAATTGTACTTCCTCTGTTCCCTTTGTATCAAACTGATTAATGTTTTAAAGTTTTCACATATATTAATAAAATATTTTAAATTTTAATTATAAATCTATTATTTGGTAATTAACTATTTCACACAACTTTTTAATTAATAGAAGTTTAATAAACACAAAGAATTTTCAAATTTTACAATTTATCATTATCAGCGAATAAAGATATTAAAATACAAAATGTATCTTTTTGAAATAATTTTTTTTACTAAAACATGAATTATTTTGAAATGGAGAGAGTATATTACATCCAGATTTAATACTTCATCAATGTATTCGAAGTGATTAAGAAAATATTTAATTTCTTACATCCACTTATAATGCAAGTATGCAACAATAAGGGAAACGTGTTCTCCCTGTCTGCAATTTCTTTTGCTCAGTTTTTTATACTCATGTGTAACTTGGGCATTATACATGTGCTGAGTGCGTCTCAAACATTAAAATTAGCATTTGAGTATGGTCTAGTCCAGGA
This genomic interval from Brassica oleracea var. oleracea cultivar TO1000 chromosome C2, BOL, whole genome shotgun sequence contains the following:
- the LOC106324510 gene encoding uncharacterized protein LOC106324510 is translated as MENKASVMGFLLITTLISSTYPSLATENDDKPLIDPDTSLDEAFARSPGSEEYNINAFNSIPAPEANYFMKNCAKTRDVKCDDEVLLDLFKNEPMSRECCLMVLHNGGGCNMLIAKFSSRLYQLRRFTSVAKILLLRTEKILNRCSAETSTPLSG